cctAAGAACTTAGTTAACCAAAATCTTTTAAATAGCTTAACTTCCATCACATacggatggaaaaaaaaaaaattgcaaaaaaaataataaatcaacGCAGAGCACATCCAATTACGTAACGATGTGCTCACCACGCGTACGCTTTGGATTACCATACGTAGTCAAAAGTCGTTTTAGAAGAAGAACATAAAAACGATTCTGTAAAGCAAGAAATGTAGGCCTGAATctgtacacacaaaaaaggggagaaaccTATACTATTCTGGCCCGGGAAAAAATGGTCTGAACATCGTATTGGCTTTGGAAAACATAGGTATAACTCAAGGATAATTACCGTGATATGAGAAGTGCAGCGTTGTAACCGGGCGATATCGCCCCTTAAGAGATTCATGAGAATGGTCTCTGCAACATCATCTGCATTGTGGCCAGTAGCAATCACATCACAGTTAAGAAGAATGGCTCCTCTTTCTAAAGCTTGCCTACGGAAAACTCCACAAAAtgtacagttgttttttcttcctacTTGTTTAACAATGTCATCCATAGTCCACCCATACAGATCTTTGTATGACAAAACTGTAAGAGGAAGATTATATTCTTCTTGATTCCTTTTTACTGATTCCAAACTATCATCACGATAACctgcgttaaaaaaaaaaaaatttaacatacAATCAATAGTTCCAATTTCACACAAATAAACTACTAAAGTCAGtggcaaaataataaaaaacacaaaataaaccTGTGATTCCTTCATCAATTGAGAGGAGAACCAGTTTCAGTCCATAATTGTACTTTTCATTCAAATGCTTTAGTATGTAAGCAAGCACTGTTGAATCTTTCCCTCCAGATGCACCGATCGCAACCACTTGACCtgatttaaacatttttgttgATGTAATGGTATGATGCACCTCTGTTTCAAATGCCCAGTAGAAACAAGTTTTACATAAAGCATCATTAGTTTTTGGTCTCTATTGAAATGATATAAATTGAACAATTATTATGTTATGAAACAAGCATTGCATTTCAATGGAATTGTTACCTTGAGGACAGCATTACAGCCACAACCAGCAGAACACTGAActaccattttttaaaaatgctaaTTGATTAGTTATTAATAAAGAGCTGCCAACCAATCCAGGCTGTAAATATGGCAATTAAAGCTATCACAAAAGTTGATGGAATCAAGAAAATACCATATGCAACACAACCTACGTCCATTTAAAAACATCGGCAAGCGATGTTGCAATTTTTTACTAAATAATAACCTGGGCCCAGAAGCGCTTCGATCGATATTCGATTCGAATACGAGAAGTCGATGCgatataaaaaaatcaaatagtaTTAACAGATATTAACGGCATTTTACGAATATCTAATTTGTCGAGCAGAGAAAATAAACTGTTTTCTGTGAATAAATCAGTTTATTGTGACTTTATCAAACTTGTCATGATACCTTCAAAGGACACGGAATGAGCGATTCGAAAACGGAATGAAGATGGTACAAATATACAAATGCATGAAACAGATTTCTCGAAAAATGGCGGATGgcaaaaaaagattgaaaatGCGGAATGAGTACGATAAACCGACCAATTGAACGAGATCATGCCCCAGAAAACAGCAATCAAAAAGTTGACAAGAAATGTGtgcttttcattaaaaaacaataaaaaatcggTGGAGTTTTATTTCTTGGCCACGGCTTTTTTGCCAGCAGCAGCTTTAGGGGATTTTGCTGCCTTTGCGGctttagcagcagcagcttTCGGAGCTGCCTTCTTTGGTGCAGCAGCCGGAGAAGCAGCAGGAGATGCTGCAGCTTTCTTGGGGACTGCGACTTTCTTCGCCTTTGGCGACTTGGCGGCTGGTTTAGCCGGAGCCGCTTTTTTGGGTGACGCAGCTTTCGGTGAAGCTACTTTAGCCACAACTTTTGGTGATGCAGCAACGGGTGAAGATGGGACCGCAGGAGCAGTTGATGCAGCCGGGGCCTTTGCAGCTTTTGGTTTGTCAGTTGCCGGAGCCTTCTTTTTGGCCGCAGCGGGAGCTTTGGGCTTCTTGGTGGCGGGGGCAGCAGTTGTAGCTTTTTTGGCTGGAGATGTAGCAACGGTTGCCTTTACTTTCTTTGGCGAAGCAGCAACCTTCTTGGGAGATGCTTTTACAACTGCCTTCTTCTTCGCAGCAGCTGTAGGAGACGATGGAGCATTCTTAGCCGCGGCAGGCACAgctttaattttcttttcatttgaaatgcGGAAGGATCCAGCAGCTCCTTTGGCTCCCTAATACAATAAAAATACGATTaatattgttttaaaaaataataaccaTGCAACAAAATCAATAACTCCATCAACATCTTTGCACGTTACGCTACTACATCATGTAAACGAGGACTTACTTTGGTGTTTTTCAGTGTTCCAACCGTTATTCCTCGCTTGAGGGCTTGC
This sequence is a window from Daphnia magna isolate NIES linkage group LG7, ASM2063170v1.1, whole genome shotgun sequence. Protein-coding genes within it:
- the LOC116927377 gene encoding cytoplasmic tRNA 2-thiolation protein 1 is translated as MVVQCSAGCGCNAVLKRPKTNDALCKTCFYWAFETEVHHTITSTKMFKSGQVVAIGASGGKDSTVLAYILKHLNEKYNYGLKLVLLSIDEGITGYRDDSLESVKRNQEEYNLPLTVLSYKDLYGWTMDDIVKQVGRKNNCTFCGVFRRQALERGAILLNCDVIATGHNADDVAETILMNLLRGDIARLQRCTSHITSSEGSLPRAKPFKYAYEKEIVLYAYFKKLDYFATECVYAPDAYRGHARALVKDLEALRSTSIIDIIHAGEQLAIKDGVKLPKQGVCSACGFVSSNVICKACVLLEGLNRGRPKLAIGKSNKALAEILADRLASAASLSSVQDQF
- the LOC116927376 gene encoding histone H1, gonadal; its protein translation is MSSEQSPAAEEVNAVTTAESEEKKETKTESMEVEAPATDVTSDEASPESSPIAEKPKSKAKAPAKKKAAAPKKAAATTKRVAANKVAAPVAAPTSPPKPAASPKAKSPVKKSAAKDSSSSSHPPYLEMIVAAVETLKERNGSSRQAILKYITSNYDLGVDTKMANVHLKQALKRGITVGTLKNTKGAKGAAGSFRISNEKKIKAVPAAAKNAPSSPTAAAKKKAVVKASPKKVAASPKKVKATVATSPAKKATTAAPATKKPKAPAAAKKKAPATDKPKAAKAPAASTAPAVPSSPVAASPKVVAKVASPKAASPKKAAPAKPAAKSPKAKKVAVPKKAAASPAASPAAAPKKAAPKAAAAKAAKAAKSPKAAAGKKAVAKK